In the Drosophila takahashii strain IR98-3 E-12201 chromosome 3R, DtakHiC1v2, whole genome shotgun sequence genome, one interval contains:
- the LOC108066098 gene encoding uncharacterized protein, giving the protein MSSHYLNSCVKVPIDPCNNCPAPVYNRPKLCSLGGKKHPDTAPIASPEAETPAWSSQMGVRSLAKFYDSIPDYCDVKHLHQAEFYSTLESLRSTSRELRSQPAAAPTQRCASASSSSLGHGKSKKRSSKGKKIKKRPLVLDPVPPPPIVVIPEQSAGHTPNASCLSEEYDKCLRDLSRLKSFKEDFAVEVADFKRSLKSFEAEFRRPKSTSSNGTQTQTHDKSQTQNRCQPTANPGQHTAERAKCRREMLRRCFSVNDLQGTNSAPNSRPSKLPQPSLSNYFPRSKDEEVPKIEIQSPTTSSKRSSSASTAGRGRGRRARGRKSKALSVQKEEKPLPPLSIFEFPDQPVQRRSPSVSPLHPVSRPNLAATLRAEVSRKKVKELKNNCTYHDPRPQFDWEVRKTPAWKSLSLNESHKALLSIRLATRKAEQAFQERQYELHMEMMRQRVKSAPLLLEGPTFWGPEVGKLTHTCRSEEMRHSCEGSRQRRKKKSECPAPDADTKMQQLRKIYGSEKSCSRQSQRSKRSGRRPQGLATETPSHDSGDDLCSVDRAFL; this is encoded by the exons ATGAGCTCGCACTATCTCAATTCCTGTGTGAAAGTGCCCATCGACCCGTGCAACAACTGTCCTGCTCCGGTCTACAATCGCCCCAAGCTCTGTTCCCTAGGTGGAAAGAAGCATCCGGATACAGCTCCTATTGCATCCCCGGAGGCGGAGACCCCTGCGTGGAGCAGCCAGATGGGTGTCAGGTCTTTAGCAAAATTCTACGACAGTATACCCG ACTACTGTGATGTGAAGCACCTCCACCAGGCGGAGTTCTACTCCACACTGGAGAGCCTACGAAGCACCAGCCGTGAACTGCGATCCCAGCCAGCTGCTGCACCAACTCAACGATGTGCTAGTGCTAGCAGCAGCTCTTTGGGCCATGGAAAGTCCAAAAAGCGTTCGTCCAAGgggaaaaagattaaaaagaGGCCTCTGGTGCTGGATCCTGTGCCTCCGCCGCCAATCGTAGTGATCCCCGAGCAGTCCGCGGGCCATACGCCCAATGCCAGTTGCCTTAGCGAGGAGTACGACAAGTGCCTTAGGGATCTGAGTCGCCTGAAGAGCTTCAAGGAAGACTTTGCCGTGGAGGTGGCCGACTTCAAGAGGTCCCTCAAAAGTTTCGAGGCGGAGTTTCGCAGGCCAAAGTCCACCAGCAGCAATGGGACTCAAACGCAGACGCACGACAAAAGTCAGACCCAAAACCGCTGCCAGCCGACTGCTAATCCTGGCCAGCACACTGCTGAACGGGCCAAATGCCGGAGGGAAATGCTGCGCAGGTGTTTCAGCGTCAATGATCTTCAAGGAACTAACTCAGCACCCAATTCGAGGCCTTCCAAGCTCCCTCAACCCTCGCTAAGCAACTATTTCCCACGCAGCAAAGATGAAGAGGTTCCCAAGATAGAGATACAATCGCCTACCACCTCCTCAAAGCGAAGTAGCAGTGCCTCCACCGCAGGAAGGGGACGAGGAAGACGCGCAAGGGGAAGGAAATCGAAGGCATTATCTGTTCAGAAAGAGGAGAAACCACTGCCACCGCTGAGCATCTTTGAGTTTCCAGATCAACCGGTCCAGCGGCGATCGCCGAGTGTGTCGCCTCTGCACCCGGTTTCGCGTCCAAATCTGGCGGCCACCTTGAGGGCTGAAGTTTCTAGGAAGAAAGTTAAGGAGCTGAAGAACAATTGCACCTATCATGATCCCCGCCCGCAATTCGACTGGGAGGTCCGAAAGACGCCTGCCTGGAAGTCGCTGTCCTTGAA CGAATCCCACAAGGCTTTGTTATCCATCCGACTGGCCACCCGGAAGGCAGAGCAGGCTTTCCAAGAGCGTCAGTACGAACTGCATATGGAAATGATGCGTCAGAGGGTCAAGTCCGCTCCGCTTCTTCTCGAGGGACCCACCTTCTGGGGCCCGGAGGTGGGCAAGTTAACCCACACCTGCCGCAGCGAGGAAATGCGCCACTCCTGCGAGGGCAGCCGGCAGCGGAGGAAGAAGAAATCAGAGTGCCCTGCGCCGGATGCAGATACCAAGATGCAGCAGCTGCGCAAGATCTATGGGTCAGAGAAGTCCTGCTCGAGACAGTCGCAAAGGAGCAAGCGATCCGGAAGAAGGCCACAGGGTCTGGCCACCGAGACGCCCAGCCACGACAGCGGCGACGACCTGTGCAGCGTGGACCGAGCTTTCCTCTAG
- the Enoph gene encoding enolase-phosphatase E1, whose product MTTSERVAKVVLVDIEGTTTSISFVHDVLFPYARANVERFLRESWVGDNTKQIVQDLQQVPEFSEYRALLSDAPAEVDVELISGFVRYLIDQDLKVTPMKTLQGLIWAEGYASGELKGHVYEDVPGAFQAWRDAGLQIAVYSSGSVAAQKLIFGYSTAGNLQPHLSAHFDTHVGHKQEKQSYDTIAKLLKEDPHQILFLTDIPGEAAAARSAGLQAIILQRPGNAALTDDQKLSYEVIPDFKPLQNLKLPTNKPQA is encoded by the exons ATGACGACCAGTGAACGTGTGGCCAAAGTGGTGCTGGTTGACATTGAAGGCACCACCACTTCCATCAGCTTCGTGCACGATGTCCTGTTTCCCTACGCCAGGGCGAACGTGGAGAGGTTCCTAAGGGAGTCCTGGGTAGGAGATAATACCAAGCAGATTGTCCAGGATCTGCAGCAAGTGCCTGAGTTTTCGGAATACAGGGCCTTGTTAAGTGATGCTCCTGCGGAAGTGGATGTGGAACTTATCAGCGGCTTTGTGCGCTATCTAATCGACCAAGATCTGAAGGTTACGCCGATGAAAACGCTTCAGGGACTAATTTGGGCAGAGGGTTATGCCAGTGGAGAGCTCAAGGGCCA TGTGTATGAAGATGTCCCCGGGGCATTTCAGGCTTGGCGTGATGCTGGTCTCCAGATTGCAGTCTACTCCAGCGGCAGCGTGGCTGCCCAGAAGCTGATCTTCGGGTACAGTACAGCTGGAAACCTGCAGCCTCATCTCAGTGCTCATTTTGACACCCATGTGGGTCACAAGCAGGAGAAGCAATCTTACGATACTATTGCCAAGTTATTGAAAGAGGATCCGCACCAGATACTCTTTCTCACCGATATTCCAGGGG AAGCGGCTGCGGCTCGGTCTGCTGGATTGCAAGCCATTATCCTTCAGCGTCCTGGAAACGCCGCCCTGACAGATGATCAAAAACTCAGCTACGAGGTGATTCCGGACTTCAAACCCCTTCAAAACCTGAAACTGCCGACAAATAAACCTCAGGCTTAG
- the Hph gene encoding egl nine homolog 1 isoform X1 codes for MSRGRGKVRESASDSYSGSKSAMDQPRCSTCGTQQNLLRCAKCKAVYYCSPAHQHLDWPDHRTACRLLTRQKVNSSSNNNKQQQRQQIQQLQQAVASANLESSGAGANCSTAQMMTPAHQAQSWPAEVDNLLNLLGQPGSQEKAASAEAEVGRRQQQHSHHHHHGEKSSSYQIGLADASFMGSGSERRYEDLCRNIISDMNQYGLSVVDDFLGMETGLKILNEVRSMYNAGAFQDGQVVTNQMPDAPSLAARGDKIRGDKIKWVGGNEPGCSSVWYLTNQIDSVVYRVNTMKDNGILGNYHIRERTRAMVACYPGSGTHYVMHVDNPKKDGRVITAIYYLNINWDARESGGILRIRPTPGTTVADIEPKFDRLIFFWSDIRNPHEVQPAHRTRYAITVWYFDAKEREEALNRAKLENSKTNNVAGQAQAQQAEPDSTTTPPASASAAPSSSSSLPASMSTGTGALNANVPSNSCAASSEICT; via the exons ATGAGCAGGGGTCGAGGTAAGGTCAGGGAGTCAGCTAGCGATTCCTATTCCGGATCAAAATCGGCCATGGACCAGCCGCGCTGCTCCACTTGCGGCACCCAACAGAATCTGCTGCGCTGCGCCAAGTGCAAGGCCGTCTACTACTGCTCCCCCGCCCACCAGCATCTCGATTGGCCCGACCACCGCACCGCTTGCCGCCTCCTGACCCGCCAAAAggtcaacagcagcagcaacaacaacaagcagcagcagcggcagcagatcCAGCAGCTGCAACAAGCGGTGGCCTCCGCCAATCTGGAGAGCAGTGGCGCCGGCGCCAACTGCTCCACCGCCCAGATGATGACGCCCGCCCACCAGGCGCAGAGTTGGCCCGCCGAGGTGGACAACCTGCTGAATCTCCTCGGGCAGCCGGGTAGCCAGGAAAAGGCGGCCTCAGCGGAAGCGGAAGTGGGTCgcaggcaacagcaacactcccatcatcatcatcatgggGAAAAAAGCTCTAGCTATCAGATCGGACTTGCAGATGCCAGTTTCATGGGATCAGGAAG TGAGCGCCGCTATGAGGACCTGTGCCGGAACATCATCAGCGATATGAACCAGTATGGGTTGTCCGTAGTGGATGACTTCCTGGGCATGGAGACGGGCCTGAAGATCCTCAACGAGGTGCGGAGTATGTACAACGCAGGGGCCTTCCAAGACGGCCAGGTGGTGACCAACCAGATGCCAGATGCTCCATCTTTGGCGGCGCGCGGTGACAAGATCCGAGGTGATAAGATCAAGTGGGTTGGTGGCAATGAACCGGGCTGCAGCAGTGTTTGGTATCTGACCAATCAG ATCGACTCGGTAGTTTATCGCGTCAACACGATGAAGGACAATGGCATTTTGGGCAACTATCACATCAGGGAGCGCACAAGG GCCATGGTCGCCTGCTACCCAGGATCGGGAACACATTACGTCATGCATGTGGACAATCCCAAGAAGGATGGCCGCGTAATAACGGCTATTTACTACCTGAATATCAACTGGGATGCGCGGGAAAGTGGAGGCATATTGCG AATTCGACCGACGCCCGGGACAACAGTGGCGGACATTGAGCCCAAGTTTGACCGCCTGATATTCTTCTGGTCGGACATCCGAAATCCCCACGAAGTGCAGCCCGCTCATCGCACCCGCTATGCCATCACCGTCTGGTATTTTGATGCCAAGGAGCGCGAGGAGGCTCTGAATAGGGCCAAGCTGGAGAACAGCAAGACGAACAATGTGGCTGGACAAGCCCAAGCCCAGCAGGCTGAACCAGACTCCACCACCACCCCACCCGCctcagcatcagcagcacctTCATCCTCATCCAGTCTGCCGGCCAGCATGTCCACGGGAACGGGAGCGTTGAATGCCAATGTGCCGAGCAATTCCTGCGCCGCCAGCAGCGAAATATGCACGTAA
- the Tim17a2 gene encoding probable mitochondrial import inner membrane translocase subunit Tim17 4: MEYNRQPCPIRIVEDCGCAFMMGTIGGSMFQYLKGLRNAPAGLRRGLYGGFESVKLRTPAIAGSFAIWGATFSTVDCIMISYRQTEDSWNSIVSGAATGGILAARNGIRAMANSAFVGCLVLAMLEGAGAAVATIYAADEGGTVTTDGQKPKRPEWETSIVDLERPGSSQGQDLSVTEFERVLEKCRAYRDHNTTQREMPLDAVGGMEPPRTENPSHSLLDLVKLAEII; this comes from the coding sequence ATGGAGTACAATCGCCAGCCTTGTCCCATCAGGATTGTTGAGGATTGCGGGTGCGCCTTTATGATGGGCACAATAGGAGGATCCATGTTTCAGTATCTGAAGGGTTTGCGCAACGCTCCGGCGGGTTTACGGCGAGGCCTCTATGGCGGCTTCGAGTCAGTCAAGCTGCGGACTCCGGCCATCGCCGGTAGCTTTGCCATCTGGGGCGCCACCTTTAGTACGGTGGACTGCATCATGATCTCGTATCGCCAGACGGAAGACTCCTGGAACTCGATTGTCAGTGGAGCGGCCACTGGCGGCATTTTGGCAGCACGCAATGGCATTCGGGCCATGGCCAACAGTGCCTTTGTGGGCTGCCTCGTTTTGGCCATGCTTGAAGGAGCTGGAGCGGCAGTGGCTACGATTTATGCAGCCGACGAAGGTGGCACAGTAACCACTGATGGCCAGAAACCTAAGCGACCCGAATGGGAAACTTCCATTGTGGATTTGGAAAGACCGGGTTCCTCCCAGGGTCAGGATTTGTCTGTGACGGAGTTCGAGCGGGTGCTGGAAAAATGCCGGGCTTATAGGGACCACAACACGACCCAGCGGGAAATGCCTTTGGATGCAGTGGGGGGCATGGAACCGCCGCGAACGGAGAACCCATCGCACTCGCTACTCGATCTGGTCAAGCTGGCCGAAATTATCTGA
- the Hph gene encoding prolyl hydroxylase EGLN3 isoform X2, whose translation MITSTTTDYKNFFKHSAHPANAEQFFRDLLDKRERRYEDLCRNIISDMNQYGLSVVDDFLGMETGLKILNEVRSMYNAGAFQDGQVVTNQMPDAPSLAARGDKIRGDKIKWVGGNEPGCSSVWYLTNQIDSVVYRVNTMKDNGILGNYHIRERTRAMVACYPGSGTHYVMHVDNPKKDGRVITAIYYLNINWDARESGGILRIRPTPGTTVADIEPKFDRLIFFWSDIRNPHEVQPAHRTRYAITVWYFDAKEREEALNRAKLENSKTNNVAGQAQAQQAEPDSTTTPPASASAAPSSSSSLPASMSTGTGALNANVPSNSCAASSEICT comes from the exons ATGATAACATCCACAACAACGGACTACAAAAACTTCTTCAAGCACTCGGCACATCCTGCCAATGCTGAGCAGTTTTTCCGGGATCTACTGGACAAGCG TGAGCGCCGCTATGAGGACCTGTGCCGGAACATCATCAGCGATATGAACCAGTATGGGTTGTCCGTAGTGGATGACTTCCTGGGCATGGAGACGGGCCTGAAGATCCTCAACGAGGTGCGGAGTATGTACAACGCAGGGGCCTTCCAAGACGGCCAGGTGGTGACCAACCAGATGCCAGATGCTCCATCTTTGGCGGCGCGCGGTGACAAGATCCGAGGTGATAAGATCAAGTGGGTTGGTGGCAATGAACCGGGCTGCAGCAGTGTTTGGTATCTGACCAATCAG ATCGACTCGGTAGTTTATCGCGTCAACACGATGAAGGACAATGGCATTTTGGGCAACTATCACATCAGGGAGCGCACAAGG GCCATGGTCGCCTGCTACCCAGGATCGGGAACACATTACGTCATGCATGTGGACAATCCCAAGAAGGATGGCCGCGTAATAACGGCTATTTACTACCTGAATATCAACTGGGATGCGCGGGAAAGTGGAGGCATATTGCG AATTCGACCGACGCCCGGGACAACAGTGGCGGACATTGAGCCCAAGTTTGACCGCCTGATATTCTTCTGGTCGGACATCCGAAATCCCCACGAAGTGCAGCCCGCTCATCGCACCCGCTATGCCATCACCGTCTGGTATTTTGATGCCAAGGAGCGCGAGGAGGCTCTGAATAGGGCCAAGCTGGAGAACAGCAAGACGAACAATGTGGCTGGACAAGCCCAAGCCCAGCAGGCTGAACCAGACTCCACCACCACCCCACCCGCctcagcatcagcagcacctTCATCCTCATCCAGTCTGCCGGCCAGCATGTCCACGGGAACGGGAGCGTTGAATGCCAATGTGCCGAGCAATTCCTGCGCCGCCAGCAGCGAAATATGCACGTAA
- the BBS5 gene encoding BBSome complex member BBS5: protein MFKSMAPIEGNQQPQLQLLWEDKEVKFDVPQLHKNLRSGEQVLDYIYHIEDSKGNPGDTGRLMVTNLRIIWHSLVHKKYNLSIGYARIGNTNTRIVHMHSKARIASQALYILAISNETRFEFLFTDVSGETSRRDQPIFASVFDVYHLYQRTYLYRDLKLRGAIVQAGQLVILPDEQVYSQVQGVWNLSSDQGNLGSFVVSNIRLVWFADANETFNISLPYLQIESLRIRESKYGPALVIQTAETGGGYVLGFRIDPAERLNELFKELCSLHSIYGEQPNFGIQYNVQDARDRLAAAAEEAAQSSQFKVDNFEELDERQEREINTKLNSYLAEGCLGKVPNGSSHGERDPVYCKELGFAMEQIRDGYKLQDLWNVMPTKMETME from the exons ATGTTCAAGTCGATGGCTCCGATTGAAGGAAACCAACAGCCTCAGCTGCAGTTGCTCTGGGAAGACAAGGAAGTCAAATTTGATGTCCCCCAATT GCACAAAAACCTACGTAGCGGAGAACAAGTACTGGATTACATTTATCATATCGAAGACAGCAAGGGGAATCCAGGTGACACGGGACGTCTGATGGTCACAAATCTTCGAATTATTTGGCACTCGCTGGTCCACAAGAAATACAATCTGT CCATTGGCTATGCCCGGATTGGTAACACCAACACTCGAATAGTGCACATGCACTCGAAGGCAAGGATAGCCAGCCAGGCACTCTACATCCTGGCAATTAGTAATGAGACCCGCTTTGAGTTTCTTTTTACCGACGTATCCGGCGAAACGTCGCGACGGGATCAGCCCATCTTCGCCAGCGTCTTTGATGTGTATCA TTTATATCAGCGTACCTATCTCTACCGCGACCTGAAGCTGCGCGGAGCCATCGTTCAAGCTGGTCAATTGGTTATTCTACCGGATGAGCAGGTGTACAGCCAGGTACAGGGTGTCTGGAATTTGTCGAGCGACCAGGGCAACCTCGGCAGCTTTGTGGTGTCTAACATTCGGTTAGTGTGGTTTGCAGACGCCAATGAGACATTCAACATCAGTTTGCCGTATCTACAAATTGAAAGT CTTCGCATCCGAGAATCTAAATACGGACCTGCCTTGGTCATTCAAACAGCAGAAACGGGAGGTGGATACGTACTCGGCTTTCGCATCGATCCCGCCGAGCGACTAAACGAGCTGTTCAAGGAGCTCTGCTCGCTGCACTCTATCTATGGCGAACAGCCCAACTTTGGTATTCAATACAACGTCCAGGATGCCCGGGACCGATTGGCAGCGGCTGCCGAGGAAGCGGCCCAGTCGTCGCAGTTTAAGGTCGATAACTTTGAGGAGCTGGACGAGAGGCAGGAGCGCGAGATCAACACCAAACTAAATAGCTACCTCGCCGAAGGCTGTTTGGGAAAGGTTCCAAATGGGTCTAGCCACGGGGAAAGGGATCCAGTCTACTGCAAGGAGCTGGGGTTCGCCATGGAGCAAATTAGAGACGGATACAAATTACAGGATCTGTGGAACGTTATGCCCACCAAAATGGAAACAATGGAATGA
- the LOC108066136 gene encoding micronuclear linker histone polyprotein yields MNTGISLNERFTQMQSHQAPQGRGRSRSRSRSRRIVDSGAGNPGVSAANSRLLQEFKRRHTVQTALKLKRRSLRTSGVSGRGARVGGVKSLRLAPNGKPMRSNNVTRVATMRADLVASGNAARNRRSGSSTRRFPASNGGGGGVGGLRQRLGQRRPSVGGAAERVERRQRQQQQQQVPRGRSRSRSRSRHPQPQPQRADRGRSQSRGRSVGRSQSRNRDRSAQGRVPVKQRLSVKHRLGVRAGQGNNQANNKAKNPRQRRASSQLRGVAGGRVEKRRNGQASQKKGVSAALAGRQGRPRGRSAARNAAAGGGAANNSAPARRSRSRNRAAAVAAAAATATAQGRGNPRQRRGRSAGAAKGNNTSNNNNNRNGKTNKTGKGKAANAGKQATQQQARRGRSRSRKPTGKPQRTEVKREDLDMELDQYMSTTKSEMDYLLK; encoded by the exons ATGAACACCGGAATCTCGCTAAATGAGCGCTTCACGCAAATGCAGTCGCACCAGGCGCCGCAGGGACGCGGTCGCAGCCGCTCGAGGAGCAGGAGCCGCCGGATCGTGGACAGCGGCGCCGGGAACCCCGGAGTGTCGGCGGCCAACTCCCGCCTGCTGCAGGAGTTCAAGCGGCGCCACACCGTCCAGACGGCCCTCAAACTGAAGCGC AGAAGCTTACGGACCAGCGGCGTGAGCGGACGCGGAGCCCGTGTCGGCGGCGTCAAGTCGCTGCGCCTGGCGCCCAACGGAAAGCCCATGCGGTCCAACAACGTGACCCGGGTAGCAAC GATGCGTGCCGATTTGGTGGCCAGTGGCAACGCAGCCCGCAATCgccgcagcggcagcagcacaCGCCGATTCCCCGCCTCCAACGGAGGTGGAGGAGGTGTCGGTGGTCTTCGTCAGCGGCTGGGACAGCGTCGTCCCTCGGTGGGCGGTGCCGCCGAGCGCGTTGAGCGCCGtcagcgacagcagcagcagcaacaagtcCCACGCGGGCGTTCCCGCTCGCGATCCCGTTCGCGTCACCCACAACCGCAGCCACAGCGCGCCGACAGAGGTCGTTCCCAGAGCCGCGGACGCAGCGTAGGGCGTTCCCAGAGCCGCAATCGCGATCGCTCCGCCCAGGGACGCGTTCCGGTGAAACAGCGCCTGTCGGTCAAGCATCGTCTGGGCGTGCGTGCCGGCCAGGGAAACAACCAGGCCAACAACAAGGCCAAGAACCCGCGTCAGCGCCGGGCATCGAGCCAACTGAGAGGCGTGGCTGGCGGCAGGGTGGAGAAGCGTCGTAACGGCCAGGCTTCCCAAAAGAAGGGAGTCTCCGCCGCTCTCGCCGGACGCCAGGGACGACCACGCGGAAG ATCTGCTGCAAGGAACGCTGCTGCTGGCGGTGGGGCTGCCAACAATTCTGCTCCCGCGCGTCGCTCACGGTCACGCAATCGCGCCGCCGCCgtcgctgctgccgctgccaccGCTACCGCTCAGGGCCGGGGCAATCCTCGCCAGCGACGTGGACGCAGTGCGGGCGCTGCCAAGGGCAATAAcactagcaacaacaacaacaacagaaatggTAAAACCAACAAAACCGGCAAGGGCAAGGCGGCAAACGCTGGCAAACAGGCCACGCAGCAACAGGCTCGCCGGGGACGCAGTCGTAGTCGTAAGCCTACAG GCAAGCCACAGCGCACGGAGGTGAAGCGCGAGGATCTGGACATGGAGCTGGATCAGTACATGTCCACCACGAAGTCCGAGATGGACTACTTGCTGAAGTAA